Proteins from a single region of Shinella zoogloeoides:
- a CDS encoding SufE family protein has translation MATLQQIIDDFAFLDEWEDRYRYVIELGKALPDLAEDKRTAANKVQGCASQVWLVSHAGDGADPVMTFEGDSDAHIVRGLVAIVLAIYSGKRASEVAALDAIDTFNAIGLVEHLSSQRANGLRSMVRRIREEAAGKVAA, from the coding sequence ATGGCCACGCTGCAACAGATCATCGACGACTTCGCCTTCCTCGACGAATGGGAGGATCGCTACCGCTATGTCATCGAACTCGGCAAGGCGCTGCCCGATCTTGCGGAAGACAAGCGCACGGCGGCAAACAAGGTGCAGGGCTGCGCCAGCCAGGTCTGGCTCGTCAGCCATGCCGGGGACGGGGCCGATCCGGTCATGACCTTCGAGGGCGATTCGGACGCCCATATCGTGCGCGGCCTCGTCGCCATCGTGCTCGCCATCTATTCCGGCAAGCGCGCCTCCGAGGTCGCCGCCCTCGACGCCATCGACACCTTCAACGCCATCGGCCTCGTCGAGCACCTCTCCTCCCAGCGCGCCAACGGCCTGCGCTCGATGGTGCGGCGTATTCGCGAGGAGGCGGCGGGGAAGGTTGCGGCGTAG
- a CDS encoding DUF5330 domain-containing protein, whose translation MWFLIKGTFWFSLVLVLLPFLNAESSATLEKGPTVQLGDTFSAASEAIGYVTAICLEKPDVCEKGSETFVALGHRAREGARIAYQFLDTQFAEEGTDVAKDIAKTGPAKKDALNQPLPAVADVDADAEVITGTVAIPTRRPAHKG comes from the coding sequence ATGTGGTTTCTGATCAAGGGAACGTTCTGGTTCTCACTGGTTCTCGTCCTGCTCCCCTTCCTGAACGCGGAATCCTCCGCGACGCTGGAAAAGGGGCCGACGGTTCAGCTCGGCGATACGTTCAGCGCCGCCAGCGAAGCGATCGGCTACGTGACCGCCATCTGCCTCGAAAAGCCTGATGTGTGCGAGAAGGGTTCGGAAACCTTCGTCGCCCTCGGCCACCGCGCCCGTGAAGGCGCCCGCATCGCCTACCAGTTCCTCGACACCCAGTTCGCCGAAGAAGGCACGGACGTCGCCAAGGACATTGCCAAGACCGGGCCGGCGAAGAAGGACGCACTGAACCAGCCGCTCCCGGCCGTCGCCGATGTGGATGCCGACGCCGAGGTCATCACCGGCACCGTCGCCATCCCGACCCGCCGCCCCGCCCACAAGGGCTGA
- a CDS encoding sensor histidine kinase: MAARLGAVAGVAGMGAAQERPSAPLRATTLALLAAVPGLPLAFSTVMPASAALPAGVALAGAGALLAAAATAARPHKPAPQKTFAEALADAAPSPVSPYDLFAGLVTLHDARGFVTAVHGRDRADILSWMRDPMGRGYLDQIHVSDRLGFVAAIDRLRQGAVRETVDIRIDRPRLESDAEQFVHMRVEITAMADADGALAAVVAQSRDMSEEARLKGESARKTAEAETANDAKTRFLAAVSHELRTPLNAILGFSDILAGEYFGRLENDRQREYVALIHQSGSHLLSVVNTMLDVSKIEAGRYELLPEPFIVADSVRACEQMLGLQARDKGIKLTSRVPRALGEAVADQRAIQQVLINLVGNAIKFTDRGGIVTIDAAREGRDLILTVSDTGIGIPADKLELIGQPFMQVQNEYTRKYEGTGLGLSLVKGLVALHGGSFTIASRPGEGTVITVRVPADGSGVARDGDLRAMAPSTVDFPPRLAADMKTVYQPSLDGKDTQDERARQKTA; this comes from the coding sequence ATGGCGGCCCGTCTGGGCGCCGTTGCTGGCGTTGCTGGCATGGGCGCGGCGCAGGAGCGCCCCTCCGCCCCGCTGCGCGCGACGACGCTGGCGTTGCTGGCAGCCGTGCCCGGCCTGCCGCTTGCCTTTTCCACCGTCATGCCCGCTTCCGCCGCCCTGCCGGCCGGTGTCGCGCTTGCCGGCGCGGGCGCGCTGCTCGCCGCCGCCGCGACCGCCGCGCGCCCGCACAAGCCGGCCCCGCAGAAGACCTTCGCCGAGGCGCTGGCCGACGCCGCGCCAAGCCCGGTGTCGCCCTACGATCTCTTCGCCGGTCTCGTCACGCTGCACGATGCGCGCGGTTTCGTGACCGCCGTACACGGCCGCGACCGCGCCGACATCCTTTCCTGGATGCGCGATCCGATGGGCCGCGGCTATCTCGACCAGATCCACGTTTCCGACCGGCTCGGCTTCGTCGCCGCCATCGACCGGCTGCGCCAGGGCGCGGTCCGCGAGACCGTCGATATCCGCATCGACCGACCGCGCCTTGAGAGCGACGCCGAGCAGTTCGTGCATATGCGCGTGGAGATAACGGCGATGGCCGATGCCGACGGGGCGCTTGCCGCCGTCGTCGCCCAGTCGCGCGACATGTCCGAAGAAGCGCGGCTGAAGGGCGAGAGCGCCCGCAAGACCGCCGAGGCGGAAACCGCCAACGACGCCAAGACCCGGTTCCTCGCCGCCGTCAGCCATGAGCTGCGCACGCCGCTGAACGCCATTCTCGGCTTCTCCGATATCCTCGCCGGCGAATATTTCGGCCGGCTGGAGAACGACCGCCAGCGCGAATATGTGGCGCTGATCCACCAGTCCGGCTCGCACCTCCTGTCCGTGGTCAACACCATGCTGGACGTGTCGAAGATCGAGGCGGGCCGCTACGAGCTTCTGCCGGAGCCGTTCATCGTCGCCGACAGCGTGCGGGCCTGCGAGCAGATGCTGGGCCTGCAGGCGCGCGACAAGGGCATCAAGCTGACGAGCCGCGTGCCGCGCGCCCTCGGCGAGGCGGTGGCCGACCAGCGGGCAATCCAGCAGGTGCTCATCAATCTCGTCGGCAACGCCATCAAGTTCACCGACCGCGGCGGCATCGTCACCATCGATGCGGCGCGCGAGGGCAGGGACCTGATCCTGACCGTCAGCGACACCGGCATCGGCATTCCGGCCGACAAGCTGGAACTGATCGGCCAGCCCTTCATGCAGGTGCAGAACGAGTATACCCGCAAATACGAGGGCACGGGTCTCGGCCTGTCGCTGGTCAAGGGTCTCGTCGCGCTGCATGGCGGCAGCTTCACGATTGCGAGCCGCCCGGGCGAGGGCACGGTCATCACCGTGCGCGTGCCGGCGGACGGCTCGGGCGTGGCGCGCGACGGCGATCTCAGGGCCATGGCTCCATCCACCGTCGATTTCCCGCCGCGCCTTGCAGCGGACATGAAGACCGTTTACCAGCCCTCGCTCGATGGCAAGGACACGCAAGATGAACGCGCACGTCAGAAGACAGCCTGA
- a CDS encoding peptidoglycan-binding domain-containing protein: MNAHVRRQPERRPQGQARKGRSGARSQPQRRPNVVIGGLVALGGLAARHPSVVGGTCTFLVVFSFVAANALWYQPGGHPAPFLKMRSADNSLGFSATKPEPHEQTTFVIERLEEGEPMPEITGVTPGERPFDEVARVIEKQPAQTATAESEADPVAAAIMAAEADPGVTSAVARPAPSEMVMKIQKGLSNIAYTDIAVDGLIGEKTRTAIRHFEKHYRLPVTGEPNEQVLAKLKDIGAL; the protein is encoded by the coding sequence ATGAACGCGCACGTCAGAAGACAGCCTGAGCGGCGGCCCCAGGGCCAGGCCCGCAAGGGCCGGTCCGGCGCGCGCAGCCAGCCGCAGCGGCGGCCGAACGTCGTGATCGGCGGGCTGGTCGCGCTCGGCGGGCTTGCCGCGCGCCATCCGAGCGTCGTCGGCGGCACCTGCACCTTCCTCGTCGTCTTCTCCTTCGTTGCGGCCAATGCGCTCTGGTATCAGCCGGGCGGCCATCCCGCGCCCTTCCTGAAGATGCGATCGGCGGACAATTCCCTCGGCTTCTCCGCCACCAAGCCCGAGCCGCACGAGCAGACGACCTTCGTCATCGAGCGTCTCGAGGAGGGTGAGCCGATGCCGGAAATTACCGGCGTGACGCCGGGCGAGCGGCCCTTCGACGAGGTGGCCAGGGTTATCGAGAAACAGCCGGCGCAGACCGCGACGGCCGAAAGCGAGGCCGACCCGGTCGCCGCCGCGATCATGGCGGCCGAGGCCGATCCGGGCGTCACCTCCGCGGTCGCGCGGCCCGCGCCGAGCGAGATGGTGATGAAGATCCAGAAGGGTCTCAGCAACATCGCCTATACCGATATCGCGGTCGACGGGCTGATCGGCGAGAAGACGCGCACCGCCATCCGCCATTTCGAGAAGCACTACCGCCTGCCGGTGACCGGCGAGCCGAACGAGCAGGTGCTCGCCAAGCTCAAGGATATCGGCGCGCTGTAA
- a CDS encoding DUF1491 family protein — protein sequence MRLRTDIFVSALMRRVFARGDFAAVEAKGAEEAGAVFVRQVFRDGTESLFAPAPQSFFEADESGRRLFEARLERVGSDAVAEAIGRERRFDGDLWVVSIETDDLGDILDFAGAEPKDDGFFRR from the coding sequence ATGCGCCTTCGTACCGACATTTTCGTTTCCGCCCTGATGCGCCGCGTCTTCGCGCGCGGCGATTTCGCCGCCGTGGAGGCGAAGGGCGCGGAGGAGGCGGGGGCCGTGTTCGTGCGGCAGGTCTTCCGCGACGGCACGGAAAGCCTTTTCGCGCCCGCGCCGCAGAGTTTCTTCGAAGCGGACGAAAGCGGGCGGCGGCTGTTCGAGGCGCGGCTGGAGCGCGTGGGGAGCGACGCGGTGGCCGAGGCCATCGGCCGGGAGCGGCGCTTCGACGGGGATCTCTGGGTGGTTTCCATCGAGACGGACGATCTTGGGGATATTCTCGATTTTGCCGGCGCGGAGCCGAAGGACGACGGGTTCTTCCGGCGGTAG
- a CDS encoding DUF1254 domain-containing protein, which translates to MRSFLYAIAIGLVGAALLHIVIILSLPSFTGRDAYTRVQAFGEANRFFPLASEGNTLAPINDDPAMKTAVCTFSVENGPIRLFADGDVPFWSLAVYDEASNEVFSMNDRTSVSGALDTLIATPIQLIGIRKAVPAELEQSILVEMRGEEGYAVLRTFVPTQSRQEAATAFLADASCEAFTADQ; encoded by the coding sequence ATGCGTAGTTTCCTCTATGCCATCGCCATCGGCCTCGTCGGCGCGGCGCTGCTGCACATCGTCATCATCCTCTCCCTGCCGAGCTTCACCGGCCGCGACGCCTATACGCGGGTGCAGGCCTTCGGCGAGGCGAACCGTTTCTTCCCGCTTGCCAGCGAGGGCAACACGCTCGCGCCGATCAACGACGATCCCGCCATGAAGACGGCGGTCTGCACCTTCTCGGTGGAGAATGGCCCCATCCGGCTGTTTGCGGATGGCGACGTGCCCTTCTGGTCGCTGGCGGTCTACGACGAGGCCTCCAACGAGGTCTTCAGCATGAACGACCGCACCTCGGTCTCCGGCGCGCTGGATACGCTGATCGCCACGCCCATCCAGCTCATCGGCATCCGCAAGGCAGTGCCGGCGGAGTTGGAGCAGTCGATCCTCGTGGAAATGCGAGGAGAGGAAGGCTACGCAGTGCTGCGTACCTTCGTGCCCACGCAGAGCCGGCAGGAAGCAGCAACCGCCTTCCTTGCGGATGCGAGCTGCGAAGCCTTCACGGCGGATCAGTAA
- a CDS encoding DUF1214 domain-containing protein — MFRTPLLIATALAVTFGLGILSSVYALRATVGFGAIALGPWAAFPAAQTVDADPYAKAHRARDGRLLLGGAEGLTFTAATDSDNRRLVTNCRYEIAGITPPARLWTLHAADRNGNPLPGANPDVPTGLNAWSALRGADGNFSIRIASSAMPGNWLAIPEGRAPFLLVMTLLDTPTAGSSGVIDLAMPGITRLDCADA, encoded by the coding sequence TTGTTCCGCACGCCCCTCCTCATCGCCACAGCGCTCGCCGTCACCTTCGGCCTCGGCATCCTGAGCTCGGTCTATGCGCTGCGCGCGACGGTCGGCTTCGGCGCCATCGCGCTCGGGCCTTGGGCGGCCTTTCCCGCCGCCCAGACGGTCGATGCGGATCCTTACGCGAAAGCCCACCGGGCGCGCGACGGCAGGCTGCTGCTCGGCGGGGCGGAGGGCCTCACCTTCACCGCCGCCACCGATAGCGACAACCGCCGGCTGGTCACGAACTGCCGCTACGAGATCGCCGGCATAACGCCCCCTGCCCGCCTGTGGACGCTGCATGCGGCCGACCGCAACGGCAACCCGCTGCCGGGCGCGAACCCGGACGTGCCGACGGGCCTCAATGCCTGGTCGGCCCTGCGCGGCGCCGACGGCAATTTCTCCATCCGCATCGCCTCCTCCGCCATGCCGGGCAACTGGCTGGCGATACCGGAAGGCAGGGCGCCCTTCCTCCTCGTCATGACGCTGCTCGACACGCCGACCGCCGGCAGCTCGGGCGTCATCGACCTTGCCATGCCCGGTATCACCCGCCTGGACTGCGCCGATGCGTAG
- a CDS encoding transglycosylase domain-containing protein: protein MEDEDLQPQKPRRRKRHFFLRLDSWIDSTVWNAGFRASEIWEEITIFSRRFHVKGWKKAVFEVAGEGMNLGTAGFVLLLALALPAFEETKGDWRAQSDFAVTFLDRYGNEIGHRGIIHEDSVPIDELPDHLIKAVLATEDRRFFTHFGIDFLGLARAVNENARAGGVVQGGSTLTQQLAKNLFLSNERTIERKIKEAFLALWLEANLSKKEILRLYLDRAYMGGGTFGAAAAAQFYFGKNVTEVNLAESAMLAGLFKAPARYAPHVNLPAARARANEVLTNLVQGGLMTEGQVIAARRNPASVIDRNEKTAPDFFLDWAFDEVQRIAKPFSQHSLVVRTTIDMGLQAAAEEAVESGLRQYGESYRVKQGALVMMENGGAVRAMVGGRDYGESQFNRATRALRQPGSSFKAYTYAAAMEAGMTPETTIVDAPISWGGWSPQNYGRSYAGRITLMTAMAKSINTVPVRLAKDKLGTKRIAELARQMGVETPLRTDKTMPLGTSEVTVLDQATAYGVFPAGGVGARRHGISQIINYDGDILYDFGRDEPPAQRILSEGANSSMNRIFVTIPVSGTARRGALDRGIVSGGKTGTTQAYRDAWYVGFTGNYTAAVWFGNDDYTSTNNMTGGSLPAMTFKRLMDYAHQGIELRAIPGIDNPLPDGTKATEVAAAAPSDDNPLPALVRPRSLSSDVTKLLKDVARQLNEATPLKPDGWVAALHGTLDLAPAKRTE, encoded by the coding sequence GTGGAAGACGAAGACCTGCAGCCGCAAAAGCCCCGCCGCCGCAAGCGGCACTTCTTCCTGCGCCTCGATTCCTGGATCGATTCCACGGTCTGGAACGCCGGCTTCCGCGCCTCGGAAATCTGGGAGGAGATCACCATCTTTTCCCGCCGCTTCCATGTGAAGGGCTGGAAGAAGGCGGTCTTCGAGGTGGCCGGCGAAGGCATGAACCTCGGCACGGCCGGCTTCGTGCTGCTGCTGGCGCTCGCTTTGCCCGCCTTCGAGGAGACCAAGGGCGACTGGCGCGCCCAGAGCGATTTCGCCGTCACCTTCCTCGACCGCTACGGCAACGAGATCGGCCATCGCGGCATCATCCACGAGGATTCCGTCCCGATCGACGAACTGCCCGACCATCTGATCAAGGCCGTTCTGGCGACGGAAGACCGCCGCTTCTTCACCCATTTCGGCATCGATTTCCTCGGCCTTGCCCGCGCCGTGAACGAGAATGCCCGCGCCGGCGGCGTCGTGCAGGGTGGCTCCACCCTCACCCAGCAGCTTGCGAAAAACCTCTTCCTGTCCAACGAGCGCACCATCGAGCGCAAGATCAAGGAGGCCTTCCTCGCCCTCTGGCTGGAAGCCAACCTCTCCAAGAAGGAGATTCTGCGTCTTTACCTCGACCGCGCCTATATGGGCGGCGGCACCTTCGGCGCGGCGGCGGCGGCGCAGTTCTATTTCGGCAAGAACGTCACCGAGGTGAACCTTGCCGAATCCGCCATGCTCGCCGGTCTCTTCAAGGCCCCCGCGCGCTACGCGCCGCACGTCAACCTGCCGGCCGCCCGCGCCCGCGCCAACGAGGTGCTGACCAATCTCGTGCAGGGCGGGCTGATGACCGAGGGCCAGGTGATCGCCGCGCGGCGCAACCCCGCCTCCGTCATCGACCGCAACGAGAAGACCGCGCCCGATTTCTTCCTCGACTGGGCCTTCGACGAGGTTCAGCGCATCGCCAAGCCTTTCTCGCAGCATTCGCTCGTCGTGCGCACCACCATCGACATGGGCCTGCAGGCCGCCGCCGAGGAGGCGGTGGAAAGCGGCCTTCGCCAGTATGGCGAGAGCTACCGCGTCAAGCAGGGCGCGCTGGTGATGATGGAGAACGGCGGGGCCGTGCGCGCCATGGTGGGCGGGCGCGACTATGGCGAAAGCCAGTTCAACCGCGCGACGCGCGCGCTGCGCCAGCCCGGTTCCTCCTTCAAGGCCTATACCTATGCCGCCGCCATGGAAGCCGGCATGACGCCGGAGACGACCATCGTCGACGCGCCGATCAGTTGGGGCGGCTGGTCGCCGCAGAACTACGGCCGCAGCTATGCCGGCCGCATCACGCTGATGACGGCCATGGCGAAATCCATCAACACCGTGCCGGTGCGCCTTGCCAAGGACAAGCTCGGCACCAAGCGCATCGCCGAGCTCGCCAGGCAGATGGGCGTGGAAACGCCGCTACGCACCGACAAGACCATGCCGCTCGGCACCTCCGAGGTCACCGTACTGGATCAGGCGACGGCCTATGGCGTCTTCCCGGCAGGCGGCGTCGGCGCGCGCCGCCATGGCATCAGCCAGATCATCAATTACGACGGCGACATCCTCTACGACTTCGGCCGCGACGAACCGCCGGCACAGCGCATCCTTTCGGAAGGGGCGAATTCCTCGATGAACCGCATCTTCGTCACCATCCCCGTCAGCGGCACCGCAAGGCGCGGCGCGCTCGACCGCGGCATCGTGTCGGGCGGCAAGACGGGCACGACGCAGGCCTATCGCGACGCCTGGTATGTCGGTTTCACCGGCAATTACACGGCCGCCGTCTGGTTCGGCAACGACGACTATACCTCGACCAACAACATGACCGGCGGCTCGCTGCCCGCCATGACCTTCAAGCGCCTGATGGACTACGCCCACCAGGGCATCGAGCTGCGCGCCATCCCCGGCATCGACAATCCGCTGCCGGACGGCACGAAGGCGACGGAGGTCGCCGCCGCCGCGCCGAGCGACGACAACCCGCTGCCGGCGCTCGTGCGGCCGCGCTCGCTCTCCTCCGATGTCACGAAACTCCTCAAGGATGTCGCCCGCCAGCTCAATGAAGCGACGCCGCTGAAGCCGGATGGCTGGGTGGCCGCCCTCCACGGGACGCTTGACCTTGCTCCGGCGAAGCGGACAGAGTGA
- a CDS encoding YcgN family cysteine cluster protein, with the protein MTTKNAEMPGDLPFWKVKTLGEMNDAEWESLCDGCGLCCLNKLEDWETGEIAWTSIRCVLLDGESCRCSDYENRQATVPDCIRLTVESVSTISWLPPTCGYRLIRDGHDLYWWHPLVSGDPDTVHQAGISARGRTISEEGIDIDDYEDYLVTWPMEVGEEK; encoded by the coding sequence ATGACGACGAAGAATGCCGAAATGCCGGGCGACCTGCCGTTCTGGAAGGTCAAGACGCTCGGGGAGATGAACGACGCGGAGTGGGAAAGCCTCTGCGACGGCTGCGGGCTCTGTTGCCTCAACAAGCTGGAGGACTGGGAGACGGGCGAGATCGCCTGGACCTCCATCCGCTGCGTGCTGCTGGACGGGGAAAGCTGTCGCTGCTCGGACTACGAGAACCGGCAGGCGACCGTGCCGGACTGTATCCGCCTAACGGTGGAGAGCGTCTCGACCATTTCCTGGCTGCCGCCGACCTGCGGTTACCGGCTGATCCGCGATGGGCACGACCTCTACTGGTGGCATCCGCTGGTTTCCGGCGATCCCGATACCGTGCATCAGGCTGGCATCTCCGCCCGCGGGCGCACGATCAGCGAAGAGGGCATCGATATCGACGATTACGAGGATTATCTCGTGACCTGGCCGATGGAAGTGGGTGAGGAGAAGTAG
- a CDS encoding MmcQ/YjbR family DNA-binding protein, translated as MISDDLVTMALGMPGAQENAHFGKRDFRVGEKIFMSLPDPGRAVLKFTPDQQSMVMETDPGLCAPVPGGWGRKGWTSVYFDGADGERVRELIAAAWRNVAPKRLVTPSLH; from the coding sequence ATGATATCCGACGACCTCGTCACGATGGCGCTCGGCATGCCCGGAGCGCAGGAAAACGCCCATTTCGGCAAGCGGGACTTCCGGGTGGGCGAGAAGATATTCATGTCCCTGCCGGACCCGGGACGCGCCGTCCTCAAGTTCACGCCCGACCAGCAATCGATGGTGATGGAGACCGACCCCGGCCTTTGCGCGCCCGTGCCCGGCGGCTGGGGCCGCAAGGGCTGGACGTCGGTCTATTTCGATGGCGCGGATGGCGAGCGGGTGCGTGAACTCATCGCCGCCGCCTGGCGCAATGTCGCGCCGAAGCGGCTGGTCACGCCAAGCCTCCACTGA
- a CDS encoding DNA-packaging protein, whose protein sequence is MRIVPRNRRQLGGWHFTHRDAQMPPPGDWRVWLLMGGRGSGKTRAGAEWVHALALARPESRIALVAETLGDAREVMIDGVSGICRIAGRLRPEFEASRRRLVWPNGSIGQIFSSEDPESLRGPQFHFAWCDELGKWKHAQETWDMLQFGLRLGDDPRVLVTTTPRPVRLLRALAGDPGTAVRRIATAENIANLSPGFLNAMADRYGGTRLGRQELDGELIADREDALWSRARLEGIRLRQPGPLSRIVVAVDPPATASAASVCGIVVAGLDGGGRAVVLADCSVTGASPAGWAGAVVRAFRRFDADRVVAEVNQGGDMVTAMLKSVDANLPVSTVRATRGKFLRAEPVAALYEQGRVAHAGAFAELEDQMCDFGPDGLSSGRSPDRLDALVWALTALVIDRQGEPRVRGI, encoded by the coding sequence ATGCGGATCGTTCCACGCAATCGGCGGCAGCTTGGCGGCTGGCACTTTACCCACCGTGACGCGCAGATGCCGCCACCGGGGGACTGGCGGGTGTGGCTGCTGATGGGCGGGCGCGGCTCGGGCAAGACGCGGGCGGGGGCGGAATGGGTGCATGCGCTGGCATTGGCGCGGCCGGAAAGCCGGATCGCGCTGGTGGCCGAGACGCTTGGCGATGCGCGTGAGGTGATGATCGACGGTGTTTCGGGCATCTGCCGTATCGCGGGGCGTCTGCGGCCGGAATTCGAGGCTTCGCGGCGGCGGCTCGTCTGGCCGAACGGATCTATCGGGCAGATCTTCTCCTCCGAGGACCCGGAGAGTTTGCGCGGGCCGCAGTTTCATTTCGCGTGGTGCGACGAACTCGGCAAATGGAAACATGCGCAGGAGACCTGGGACATGCTGCAATTCGGCCTGCGGCTCGGGGACGATCCGCGCGTGCTGGTGACGACGACGCCGCGGCCGGTGCGGCTGCTGCGGGCGCTGGCCGGCGATCCGGGAACGGCGGTGCGGCGCATTGCGACGGCGGAGAATATCGCGAACCTTTCGCCGGGATTCCTGAACGCCATGGCCGACCGCTACGGCGGCACGCGGCTGGGGCGGCAGGAACTGGACGGCGAGCTGATCGCCGACCGCGAGGATGCGTTGTGGAGCCGCGCGCGGCTGGAGGGTATCCGGCTGCGCCAGCCGGGGCCGCTGTCGCGCATCGTCGTGGCGGTCGATCCGCCGGCGACGGCGTCTGCGGCCTCGGTCTGCGGGATCGTGGTGGCGGGGCTGGATGGCGGCGGAAGAGCGGTGGTGCTGGCGGATTGTTCGGTGACGGGGGCGAGCCCCGCCGGTTGGGCGGGCGCGGTGGTGCGGGCCTTCCGGCGCTTCGATGCGGACCGGGTGGTGGCCGAGGTGAACCAGGGCGGCGACATGGTGACGGCGATGCTGAAGAGCGTCGACGCCAACCTGCCGGTCTCGACGGTGCGGGCGACGCGCGGGAAATTCCTGCGCGCGGAGCCGGTGGCGGCGCTCTACGAGCAGGGGCGGGTCGCCCATGCCGGGGCCTTTGCCGAGCTGGAGGACCAGATGTGCGATTTCGGGCCGGACGGGCTTTCCTCCGGCCGCTCGCCGGACCGGCTCGATGCGCTGGTCTGGGCGCTGACGGCGCTGGTGATCGACCGGCAGGGCGAGCCGCGGGTGCGGGGGATTTGA
- a CDS encoding glycoside hydrolase family 19 protein, producing MGIDRKRFFDGVRGTLYGGRLGRGQVAGMTALLDRFERGGETDDLRFLAYMLATAHHETGGRMRPVRETFAATDAVAIARLDKAFAEGRLPQVSAPYWWRDEDGRSWFGRGLVQITHRWNYERLSALTGIDLVGRPERAMEMAAAVEILFVGMLQGAFTGRRLADHFSAGQDDWVGARRIINGVDRAERVVGYGRAFLVALGG from the coding sequence ATGGGGATCGACCGGAAGCGGTTTTTCGACGGCGTGCGCGGGACGCTCTATGGCGGGCGGCTGGGGCGCGGGCAGGTTGCGGGCATGACGGCGCTGCTCGACCGCTTCGAGCGGGGCGGTGAGACGGACGATCTGCGCTTCCTCGCCTATATGCTGGCGACGGCGCATCACGAGACGGGCGGGCGCATGCGGCCGGTGCGCGAGACCTTTGCCGCGACGGATGCGGTGGCGATTGCGCGGCTGGACAAGGCTTTTGCGGAGGGGCGGCTGCCGCAGGTTTCCGCGCCCTACTGGTGGCGGGACGAGGACGGACGGAGCTGGTTCGGGCGCGGGCTAGTGCAGATCACCCATCGGTGGAATTACGAGCGGCTTTCGGCACTGACGGGCATCGATCTCGTCGGGCGGCCGGAGCGGGCGATGGAGATGGCGGCGGCGGTGGAGATTCTCTTCGTCGGCATGTTGCAGGGCGCGTTTACGGGGCGGCGGCTGGCGGATCATTTTTCCGCCGGGCAGGACGACTGGGTGGGCGCGCGGCGGATTATCAACGGGGTTGACCGGGCGGAGCGGGTTGTCGGCTATGGGCGGGCGTTTCTTGTGGCGCTGGGTGGGTAG